A window of Campylobacter pinnipediorum subsp. pinnipediorum contains these coding sequences:
- a CDS encoding ShlB/FhaC/HecB family hemolysin secretion/activation protein: MKNNFLIILSLFYITCLEARAYKSLDIRNEKIEENRQFKKEIDKKIQNIDNQKSDSIDIDYIKEENKINKIDIEKQDISLKKIFLDGEHPLKEKLQKEIKKFLNAEMNEKNIYLIIEYINKRLIEDGYVTSFSFFKNGNVYDGYLELEIKAGKINEIYFETKKDKGFRERQEIFFAFPYYKDKVLNTKYLDQGIENLSMGRKQNQLEIVPSDKEGYSDIIIHQKEGIGNFGINYDNSPIDKDRNKLGFNYNGGNIFPINDSFGISYSTNLGKDYTKNKDENLNLSYAIPFGYYKFSYNLGINKTHSVVKGNTTNITRDGKVKKQKFKLSRVITRGKYNKITGYVFFSQRDNETYINNEKILINSKTYSTTGLGVDYSDKFLGGNIYLGLEYEKGVPWFKAEGDKNYNPKLPKKEFQKYSLNVDWGRYFLLQNKDVLGFRSSFLGVYSNDRLLNINKMSIGDDYTVRGFKENSISGEKGAYISNTLTYYFSEEKHPYIHVINPFVGLDAGTLKDKDNSSRESIIGMAYGVKFQKNGFNGSLMVSRALKTESRHKNEGNVISFNFGHSF; encoded by the coding sequence ATGAAAAATAATTTTTTAATTATTTTATCGCTTTTTTATATAACTTGTCTTGAAGCAAGAGCCTATAAGTCGTTAGATATTAGGAATGAAAAGATAGAAGAAAATAGACAGTTTAAAAAAGAGATAGATAAAAAAATACAAAATATCGACAATCAAAAATCAGACAGTATAGATATAGACTATATAAAAGAAGAGAATAAAATAAATAAAATCGATATAGAAAAACAAGATATAAGTCTAAAAAAAATATTTTTAGATGGAGAACATCCTTTAAAAGAAAAGTTGCAAAAAGAAATAAAAAAATTTTTAAATGCTGAAATGAACGAAAAAAACATCTACCTAATAATAGAATATATAAATAAACGTTTAATAGAAGATGGTTATGTTACAAGCTTTAGTTTTTTTAAAAACGGAAATGTCTATGATGGTTATCTTGAATTAGAAATAAAAGCAGGAAAAATAAACGAAATTTATTTCGAGACTAAAAAAGACAAAGGTTTTAGAGAAAGACAAGAGATTTTTTTCGCGTTTCCATATTATAAAGACAAAGTTTTAAATACAAAATATTTAGACCAAGGAATAGAAAATTTAAGTATGGGTCGAAAACAAAATCAATTAGAGATAGTCCCAAGCGATAAAGAGGGGTATTCTGATATTATCATACATCAAAAAGAAGGTATTGGAAATTTTGGAATCAACTATGACAATAGCCCAATTGATAAGGATAGAAATAAATTAGGGTTTAATTATAACGGAGGAAATATATTCCCAATAAATGACTCATTTGGTATATCGTATTCTACAAATTTAGGAAAAGATTATACTAAAAATAAAGATGAAAATTTAAACCTTTCTTATGCAATACCTTTTGGGTATTATAAATTTTCATATAATTTAGGAATAAACAAAACACATTCAGTTGTTAAGGGAAATACGACTAATATAACAAGAGATGGTAAGGTAAAAAAACAAAAATTTAAACTATCTAGGGTTATAACTAGAGGTAAGTATAATAAAATTACAGGTTATGTGTTTTTTAGTCAAAGAGATAATGAAACCTATATAAATAATGAAAAAATTTTAATAAATAGCAAAACATATTCTACGACCGGTCTTGGGGTGGATTATTCTGATAAGTTTTTAGGTGGAAATATTTATTTGGGATTAGAATATGAAAAAGGGGTTCCTTGGTTTAAGGCAGAAGGAGATAAAAACTATAATCCTAAATTACCTAAAAAAGAGTTTCAAAAGTATTCTTTAAATGTTGATTGGGGAAGATATTTTCTTTTACAAAACAAAGATGTTTTGGGATTTAGATCAAGTTTTTTAGGTGTTTATTCAAATGATAGATTGTTAAATATAAATAAAATGAGTATAGGAGATGATTATACAGTGAGGGGTTTTAAAGAAAATTCCATTTCGGGAGAAAAAGGTGCTTATATAAGCAATACACTTACATACTATTTCTCGGAAGAGAAACATCCATATATCCATGTCATAAACCCTTTTGTGGGTTTGGATGCAGGAACGCTAAAGGATAAAGATAATAGTTCTAGAGAAAGTATAATTGGAATGGCATACGGAGTCAAATTTCAAAAAAATGGTTTTAATGGGAGTTTAATGGTTAGCAGAGCTTTAAAAACAGAATCAAGACACAAAAATGAGGGAAATGTGATCTCATTTAATTTTGGTCATTCATTTTAA
- a CDS encoding ABC transporter permease, which yields MIKNDKAKQTSLPRYLLFKYLRFDKSQPFITLSAVLAFLGVSVGLMVLIVAMAIMNGFDKEFERKLFTMNYPLTIISGFKGNVNDKFVDELKQKFPNLKFSPYISTQVIFKGQERLDGGILFGINSDDEKHINSVVKDALGDKNLDGYDILIGSGIQSDFGLLNGDKLTLIFTKADPSGFSLIPKMKRFVVKDSFTSGLIAYDKSYSYASSKALAKILDYPDGVYDGVHVYSDKPFEDIVLLQNALPFSFKAIGWWQQNGNFFSALQLEKRALFIVLMLIILVASLNIVSSLLMTVMNRRQEIALLLALGATTSEIKKSFFYQGLVIGLGGILFGVLLGLFGIWLLGNFDIINLPADVYGSSNLPLELSLVDFLMIVGGAVVIVALSSYYPAKKATKINILTTLRNE from the coding sequence TTGATAAAGAACGACAAGGCAAAACAAACAAGCCTTCCTAGGTATTTGCTTTTTAAATACCTTAGATTTGATAAATCACAGCCTTTTATAACACTAAGTGCTGTGCTTGCTTTTTTGGGTGTTAGTGTCGGCTTGATGGTTCTTATAGTAGCTATGGCTATAATGAACGGCTTTGATAAAGAATTTGAACGAAAACTTTTTACTATGAATTACCCTTTAACCATAATAAGTGGCTTTAAGGGTAATGTTAATGATAAATTTGTAGATGAGCTAAAACAAAAATTTCCAAACCTAAAATTTAGCCCATATATAAGCACTCAGGTTATATTTAAAGGACAAGAGCGACTTGATGGTGGGATTTTGTTTGGTATAAACTCAGATGATGAAAAGCATATAAATTCAGTTGTAAAAGATGCACTTGGCGATAAAAACCTAGACGGATATGATATTTTGATAGGTAGCGGAATACAAAGTGATTTTGGCTTGCTTAATGGAGATAAGCTTACTTTGATATTTACAAAAGCCGATCCTAGCGGGTTTAGTCTTATACCAAAGATGAAAAGATTTGTGGTTAAAGATAGCTTTACCTCAGGACTTATAGCTTATGATAAGTCATATTCTTATGCTTCTTCCAAAGCTTTGGCTAAAATTTTAGATTATCCAGATGGTGTTTATGATGGTGTTCATGTATATTCTGATAAACCTTTTGAAGATATTGTTTTATTGCAAAATGCTTTGCCTTTTAGCTTTAAAGCTATTGGCTGGTGGCAACAAAATGGAAATTTCTTTTCTGCATTACAGCTTGAAAAAAGGGCTTTGTTTATAGTTCTTATGCTTATTATTTTGGTAGCTTCGTTAAATATAGTAAGTTCGCTTTTGATGACAGTTATGAATAGAAGACAAGAGATAGCTTTGCTCCTAGCACTTGGTGCTACTACAAGTGAGATTAAGAAAAGCTTTTTTTACCAAGGTCTTGTTATAGGGCTAGGTGGTATTTTATTTGGTGTTTTACTTGGCTTGTTTGGTATATGGCTACTTGGAAATTTTGATATTATAAACTTGCCAGCGGATGTTTATGGTAGTTCTAATTTACCATTAGAACTTTCTTTGGTTGATTTTTTGATGATAGTTGGAGGAGCTGTTGTTATAGTTGCTTTATCATCTTATTATCCAGCAAAAAAAGCTACAAAGATAAATATATTAACAACATTAAGAAACGAATAG
- the secA gene encoding preprotein translocase subunit SecA gives MIGAVFKAIFGTKNDREIKKYLKRLKGINELEKVYKDMSDEELKAVFAKLKELVLSGKKTEDDVLNDVFAIVRESSKRVLNMRHFDVQLIGGMVLHEGRIAEMKTGEGKTLVATLPVVLNAMSGKGVHVVTVNDYLAKRDATQMGELYNFLGLSVDVVLSGVYDDEVRKKAYDSDITYGTNSEFGFDYLRDNMKFSMNDKVQRKHNFVIVDEVDSILIDEARTPLIISGSTNRTLDGYIKADEVAKKLIRGEAADPNVPNSKPTGDFVADEKNRTILITEEGINKAEKLFGVGNLYDLENAILSHHLDQALKAHNLFEKDVHYVVRDNEVIIVDEFTGRLSEGRRFSEGLHQALEAKEGVKIQEESQTLADTTYQNYFRMYNKLAGMTGTAQTEATEFSQIYKLDVISIPTNVPVARIDKNDLIYKTQDEKFKAVIDEIKKANEKGQPVLVGTASIERSELLHSMLAKTGIAHSVLNAKNHEKEAEIIASAGVKGAVTIATNMAGRGVDIRIDDEVRALGGLYIIGTERHESRRIDNQLRGRAGRQGDPGVSRFYLSLEDNLLRIFGSDRIKAIMDRLGIEDGESIESKMVTRAVENAQKKVESLHFESRKHLLEYDDVANEQRKTIYKYRDELLDKEFDISDKIEQNRKEYAILMLENVDILAGGLKEDFDLSKLCAFILSDCGESVSEEELKGLDYDELVDKIVQILTDRYNAKMSVVDEAQKVDIQKMIFLQVLDDAWREHLYQMDILKTGIGLRGYNQKDPLTEYKKESYNLFVELVSRLKTESVKILQLLRLRENKDQENNVDSMKSSMQKKQDELMAENNTQNTPVREKKIPRNSPCHCGSGKKYKECCGKSGPKKGWLA, from the coding sequence ATGATTGGTGCTGTATTTAAAGCAATTTTTGGAACAAAGAACGATCGAGAAATTAAAAAATATTTAAAAAGATTAAAAGGCATAAATGAGCTTGAAAAAGTTTATAAAGATATGTCTGATGAAGAGCTAAAAGCAGTATTTGCAAAATTAAAAGAGCTTGTGCTAAGTGGTAAAAAAACCGAGGATGATGTTTTAAATGATGTTTTTGCTATTGTTAGAGAAAGTAGCAAAAGGGTTTTAAATATGCGTCATTTTGATGTTCAGCTTATAGGTGGTATGGTACTTCATGAGGGCAGGATAGCTGAAATGAAAACAGGTGAGGGTAAGACTTTGGTTGCCACTTTACCTGTTGTTTTAAATGCTATGAGTGGGAAAGGCGTTCACGTAGTTACTGTAAATGACTATCTTGCAAAGCGTGATGCAACTCAAATGGGAGAGCTTTATAACTTTCTAGGACTTAGTGTAGATGTTGTGCTTAGCGGTGTTTATGATGATGAGGTGCGAAAAAAGGCTTATGATTCAGATATAACTTATGGAACGAACTCTGAGTTTGGGTTTGATTATTTGCGTGATAATATGAAATTTTCAATGAACGATAAGGTTCAAAGAAAACATAATTTTGTTATAGTTGATGAGGTTGATAGTATCTTGATAGATGAAGCAAGAACTCCACTTATAATCTCAGGTTCTACAAATAGAACACTTGATGGTTATATAAAAGCAGATGAAGTAGCTAAAAAACTAATTCGTGGTGAGGCTGCTGATCCAAATGTGCCAAACTCAAAACCTACTGGCGATTTTGTAGCTGATGAAAAAAATAGAACTATTTTAATAACCGAAGAGGGTATAAATAAAGCTGAGAAATTATTTGGCGTTGGCAACCTATATGACCTTGAAAATGCTATTTTAAGCCATCATCTAGATCAAGCCTTAAAGGCACATAATCTTTTTGAAAAAGATGTTCATTATGTTGTGCGTGATAATGAGGTTATTATAGTTGATGAATTTACAGGAAGGCTTAGCGAGGGTAGAAGATTTAGCGAAGGACTTCATCAAGCATTAGAAGCAAAAGAGGGTGTAAAGATACAAGAAGAGAGCCAGACGCTAGCCGATACAACTTATCAAAATTATTTTAGAATGTATAATAAACTTGCTGGTATGACAGGAACAGCACAGACAGAGGCTACTGAGTTTTCTCAAATTTATAAATTAGATGTTATCTCTATACCTACAAATGTTCCTGTTGCTAGAATAGACAAAAATGACCTTATTTATAAGACGCAAGATGAGAAATTTAAAGCTGTTATTGATGAGATAAAAAAAGCAAATGAAAAAGGACAGCCTGTTCTTGTTGGAACTGCTAGTATTGAGCGTAGTGAATTGCTTCACTCTATGCTTGCAAAAACTGGCATAGCACACTCTGTTTTGAATGCAAAAAATCACGAAAAAGAGGCTGAAATAATAGCTTCAGCTGGCGTAAAAGGTGCTGTTACTATAGCTACAAATATGGCTGGTCGTGGTGTTGATATCCGTATAGATGATGAGGTTAGGGCTTTAGGCGGACTTTATATCATAGGAACAGAAAGACACGAAAGCAGAAGGATAGACAATCAGCTAAGAGGTAGAGCTGGTCGCCAAGGAGATCCTGGTGTTAGTAGATTTTATCTAAGCTTAGAAGATAACCTGCTTAGAATTTTTGGCTCTGATAGGATTAAAGCTATCATGGACAGACTAGGTATAGAAGATGGCGAAAGCATAGAGAGTAAGATGGTTACAAGAGCTGTTGAAAATGCTCAAAAAAAGGTAGAAAGTCTTCATTTTGAATCAAGAAAACATTTGCTTGAATACGATGATGTGGCTAATGAACAAAGAAAAACTATATACAAATATCGCGATGAATTACTGGATAAAGAATTTGATATAAGCGATAAGATAGAACAAAATAGAAAAGAATATGCTATTTTGATGCTTGAAAATGTTGATATTTTAGCCGGTGGCTTAAAAGAAGATTTTGATCTGAGTAAATTATGTGCTTTTATCCTAAGCGATTGTGGAGAGAGTGTCAGCGAAGAAGAGCTTAAAGGGCTTGATTATGATGAATTGGTTGATAAGATAGTTCAAATTTTAACCGATAGATACAATGCTAAGATGAGCGTTGTTGATGAAGCTCAAAAAGTAGATATACAAAAGATGATTTTCTTACAAGTACTTGATGATGCTTGGAGAGAACACCTATATCAAATGGATATACTAAAAACAGGTATAGGGTTACGTGGATACAACCAAAAAGACCCACTTACTGAATACAAAAAAGAAAGCTATAATTTATTTGTTGAGCTTGTTTCAAGACTTAAAACAGAAAGTGTAAAGATACTTCAACTTTTAAGACTTAGAGAGAATAAAGATCAAGAAAACAATGTTGACAGCATGAAATCATCAATGCAAAAAAAACAAGATGAGTTGATGGCTGAAAACAATACTCAAAACACTCCTGTTAGAGAGAAAAAAATCCCTAGAAACTCACCTTGCCATTGTGGCAGCGGTAAAAAATATAAAGAGTGTTGCGGCAAAAGTGGCCCTAAAAAAGGCTGGCTTGCTTGA
- the lolA gene encoding LolA-like outer membrane lipoprotein chaperone: protein MKKIIALLAIYICSYSSVLDFTTLQSDFIQTLNSNDKKVNYSGKFYIKNNNEALWIYKKPNPKKIYFTNSKIIMIEDDLEQAIISNFNENINLSEILLNAKKITDSLYEADFQDTKYKITIKENLPFNISYEDKLGNKIDITLSNVVKDKEILQDILTPKIPSGYDIITQ from the coding sequence ATGAAAAAAATAATAGCTTTATTAGCAATTTATATATGCTCATACTCTTCGGTTTTAGACTTTACAACACTACAAAGTGATTTTATCCAAACACTAAATAGTAACGATAAAAAAGTAAATTATAGCGGTAAATTTTATATAAAAAATAACAATGAAGCACTTTGGATATATAAAAAACCAAACCCAAAAAAGATATATTTTACCAATTCAAAAATCATAATGATAGAAGATGACCTAGAACAAGCAATCATATCAAATTTCAATGAAAATATAAATTTAAGCGAAATTTTACTCAATGCAAAAAAAATCACAGACTCACTTTATGAAGCTGATTTCCAAGATACAAAATACAAAATAACCATAAAAGAAAATCTTCCTTTTAATATAAGCTATGAAGATAAATTGGGCAATAAAATAGACATTACACTTTCAAATGTCGTAAAAGATAAAGAAATTTTACAAGATATACTAACACCAAAAATACCAAGTGGTTATGACATCATAACCCAATAA
- a CDS encoding ATP-dependent DNA helicase: MLEQVLNLLKEHNVFLTGGGGVGKTYLTQAIVDHYNSLSKNVIKLGSTGISAVNIGGVSIHSFFKFGICKDFLELAAYDRRQKQKLKKVYDMLDVADLIVIDEVSMVSSELMEMIRFRLDVSKFKGKLLIVGDFYQLPPVQNTKNETQTNLFNFVYAFNSSSWSDFNFKNIELKISKRTQDKEFYNILKKIRIGEIDDIVLRYINSLRVNRYSLDENITMLFGRNKDVNEVNEIMLNRLQTPMQTSFADVKILDESVHEKSVQGWVDALNSPKELQLKVGAKIIFIVNYPFMGYYNGEQGKIVEIKNANGVLSVFVQKENGEILEVQKHIFTYTKFVKDGENIQQQVLATFEQFPFKLAYALTIHKSQGMSINNLMCDLSHIFTNGQLYVALSRAINPKNLKLFYGKSLNFNSYLKSVVKIDKEVADFYAKTKFEMIEEV; encoded by the coding sequence TTGTTAGAACAAGTTTTAAATTTACTAAAAGAACATAATGTGTTTTTAACCGGTGGTGGCGGAGTAGGCAAGACATATCTTACTCAGGCTATTGTTGATCATTACAATAGCTTATCAAAAAATGTTATCAAGCTTGGATCTACCGGCATTAGTGCTGTAAATATCGGCGGTGTAAGCATACATAGTTTTTTTAAATTTGGAATTTGTAAAGATTTTTTAGAACTCGCGGCTTATGATAGAAGACAAAAGCAAAAACTAAAAAAAGTTTATGATATGCTTGATGTCGCCGATTTGATAGTGATAGATGAAGTTTCAATGGTTAGTTCTGAGCTTATGGAGATGATAAGATTTCGCCTTGATGTTTCAAAATTTAAAGGTAAGTTGCTTATAGTTGGGGATTTTTATCAGCTACCCCCAGTTCAAAATACAAAAAACGAAACCCAGACAAATTTATTTAATTTTGTCTATGCTTTTAATTCAAGTTCTTGGAGTGATTTTAACTTTAAAAATATAGAGCTTAAAATTTCAAAAAGAACACAAGATAAGGAATTTTATAATATCTTAAAAAAGATTAGAATTGGCGAGATAGATGATATTGTTTTAAGATATATAAACTCACTTCGTGTAAACCGATACTCATTAGATGAAAATATCACTATGCTTTTTGGAAGAAATAAAGATGTAAATGAAGTAAATGAGATAATGTTAAATCGCTTACAAACACCAATGCAAACAAGTTTTGCTGATGTAAAAATTTTAGATGAAAGTGTTCACGAAAAAAGCGTTCAAGGCTGGGTAGATGCTCTAAATAGCCCAAAAGAGCTTCAATTAAAAGTTGGGGCAAAGATAATATTTATAGTAAATTACCCATTTATGGGATATTATAACGGTGAGCAAGGAAAGATAGTAGAGATAAAAAATGCAAATGGGGTTCTTAGCGTATTTGTTCAAAAAGAAAATGGCGAAATTCTTGAAGTACAAAAGCATATTTTTACATATACGAAATTTGTAAAAGATGGCGAAAATATACAACAACAAGTTTTGGCAACTTTTGAACAATTTCCGTTTAAATTAGCCTATGCTTTAACTATCCATAAATCACAAGGAATGAGTATCAATAATCTAATGTGTGATTTAAGCCATATTTTTACAAATGGTCAGCTTTACGTAGCACTTTCAAGAGCGATAAACCCAAAAAATTTAAAGCTTTTTTATGGAAAAAGTTTAAATTTCAACTCTTATTTAAAAAGTGTAGTTAAAATAGATAAAGAAGTGGCTGATTTTTATGCAAAAACAAAATTTGAAATGATAGAGGAAGTGTGA
- a CDS encoding SH3 domain-containing C40 family peptidase produces the protein MKNLIFLSFIVIFFISCSTKQESHISVLDLENQNAYTMPKILSNQKIAGGELLEKRFSVFSYIPNKDDTKDAFWAFDIYTPKKNKTYYGSNLRPIPPSWFEEQEKNANKDEFLKLSRLAISVTNTAIRNFPTNEPIFHNPNRAGEGYPFDYLQASNISIAKPIFVSHLSLDRAWAMVKDDTVWGWVKINDIKFIDNQEAKKLQNSKFIILTKDKMPIYDTQNNFLFYGKIGALLPYYKQDDLNFIGEIQTISGIKKYKIPKALSTKYPAELNDENIQKIASSLLGQPYGWGGWGDLRDCSLFTKDFLGSFGIWLPRNSSAQSKIGTKIELEELSNKEKLNIIKEKGIPYTTLFYLNGHIMLYIGIKDDKVLALHDAWGIRTKDNGRALIGQIAITPLDIGANLKNVDKKSLLLSKIKSMNIITK, from the coding sequence ATGAAAAACTTAATTTTTTTATCTTTTATTGTTATATTTTTTATATCTTGTTCAACAAAACAAGAAAGCCATATAAGTGTGCTAGATCTTGAAAATCAAAATGCCTATACTATGCCAAAAATTTTATCAAACCAAAAGATAGCAGGTGGCGAACTCTTAGAAAAAAGATTTAGTGTATTTTCATATATACCAAACAAAGATGATACAAAAGATGCGTTTTGGGCTTTTGATATATATACTCCTAAAAAAAATAAAACATACTATGGCTCAAATCTAAGACCCATCCCACCAAGCTGGTTTGAAGAACAAGAAAAAAATGCAAACAAAGATGAGTTTTTAAAATTATCGCGTTTGGCAATCAGTGTAACAAATACAGCTATAAGAAATTTTCCAACAAACGAACCAATTTTTCACAACCCCAACAGGGCTGGCGAGGGGTATCCGTTTGATTATTTACAAGCTTCAAACATAAGCATAGCAAAGCCAATATTTGTATCACATCTATCACTCGATAGGGCTTGGGCGATGGTAAAAGATGACACCGTTTGGGGCTGGGTTAAGATAAATGATATAAAATTTATAGACAATCAAGAAGCAAAAAAACTTCAAAACTCAAAATTTATCATACTCACAAAAGATAAAATGCCTATTTATGACACCCAAAACAATTTTTTATTTTATGGTAAGATTGGGGCTTTGTTGCCCTATTATAAACAAGATGATTTAAACTTTATAGGCGAAATACAAACTATTTCTGGTATCAAAAAATACAAAATCCCAAAAGCTCTTTCTACAAAATACCCAGCTGAATTAAACGATGAAAATATACAAAAAATAGCAAGTTCTCTTTTAGGACAACCTTATGGCTGGGGTGGCTGGGGTGATCTTAGGGATTGTTCTTTGTTTACAAAAGATTTTTTAGGAAGCTTTGGAATTTGGCTACCTAGAAACTCATCAGCACAATCAAAAATAGGAACAAAAATAGAACTCGAAGAGCTAAGTAACAAAGAAAAGTTAAATATCATAAAAGAAAAAGGCATTCCTTATACAACCTTATTTTATCTAAACGGACATATAATGCTTTATATAGGAATAAAAGATGATAAAGTTCTTGCTTTGCACGATGCTTGGGGTATAAGAACAAAAGACAATGGTCGTGCATTAATTGGTCAAATAGCAATAACACCTTTGGATATAGGAGCAAATCTAAAAAATGTTGATAAAAAAAGCCTACTTTTATCAAAAATAAAATCAATGAATATCATAACAAAATAG
- a CDS encoding M15 family metallopeptidase: METFKYRNITGTNRLSTHSYAITIDINVKSSNYWRWHKNYKI; the protein is encoded by the coding sequence GTGGAAACTTTCAAATATAGAAATATAACCGGCACAAATAGGCTAAGCACCCATAGCTATGCAATCACAATAGATATAAATGTCAAAAGTAGTAATTATTGGAGATGGCATAAAAACTATAAAATTTAA
- a CDS encoding M15 family metallopeptidase — MWGGRWKHFDTMHFEYRPELFRQQ; from the coding sequence ATTTGGGGTGGGAGATGGAAGCATTTTGATACAATGCATTTTGAGTATAGGCCAGAGCTTTTTAGACAACAATAA
- the dprA gene encoding DNA-processing protein DprA: protein MDFIDKQELPESLNRLKNPPKKLFYIGNKSLLKLPKIAIVGSRKASVYTKNCVLQLASVLKNHGICVVSGGALGVDILAHIGAMPNTIGVFANGLDSIYPKTNEKTIREIYKHGLALSEYEPESLPVAYKFIQRNRIVVSLCDAVVIAQADIKSGSMQSAKMAYELGVPVYVLAQRYNESDGTNYLLANSKAKLIGDFNEFAASFGTTNYMQESTTDEFLGFCKNGVSLQYALDKFGDIVYEYELNGLIKIENLRVIVV from the coding sequence ATGGATTTTATAGATAAACAAGAGTTGCCGGAGTCATTAAACAGACTTAAAAATCCACCTAAAAAGCTATTTTATATAGGAAACAAATCTTTACTCAAACTTCCAAAAATAGCCATAGTTGGGTCAAGAAAAGCCAGTGTTTATACTAAAAATTGTGTTTTGCAACTAGCTAGTGTGCTTAAAAATCATGGCATTTGTGTTGTTAGTGGTGGGGCTTTGGGGGTTGATATTTTGGCTCATATCGGTGCTATGCCAAATACAATTGGAGTCTTTGCAAATGGCCTTGATTCAATCTATCCAAAAACAAACGAAAAAACTATAAGAGAAATTTATAAGCACGGTTTGGCTTTGAGTGAGTATGAGCCTGAGTCTTTGCCAGTGGCATATAAATTTATACAAAGAAATAGAATAGTAGTCTCTTTGTGTGATGCTGTTGTGATAGCTCAAGCTGATATAAAAAGTGGTTCTATGCAAAGTGCAAAGATGGCATACGAGCTTGGAGTTCCTGTCTATGTTTTGGCTCAAAGATATAACGAGAGCGACGGCACAAACTATCTTTTGGCTAATTCAAAAGCAAAACTAATAGGCGATTTTAATGAATTTGCGGCTAGTTTTGGCACCACAAACTATATGCAAGAATCAACCACAGATGAGTTTTTGGGGTTTTGCAAAAATGGTGTAAGTTTGCAATATGCTTTGGATAAATTCGGTGATATTGTATATGAATACGAACTTAATGGACTTATAAAAATAGAAAATTTAAGAGTTATTGTTGTCTAA